In one window of Spartinivicinus marinus DNA:
- the rsxC gene encoding electron transport complex subunit RsxC — protein sequence MRKVWPLPGGVHPPENKHQSTQQSITEAPLPSKVVLPLQQHIGAPAEPVVAVGDQVKTGQIVAKPNGFVSAPVHASISGTVVAVTDHPIPHPSGMSDQCIVIESDGKDEWQPLNPVTNYTSVNPAVLIEHIRQAGITGLGGAGFPTGAKLKARGENKISTLIINGTECEPYITADDMLMRERAEQIVSGVQILCHLLQPNECIIGIEDNKPQAIAAMESATKDSAVQVASFPTKYPSGGEKQLIYILTGKEVPSGSLPADIGIICQNVGTAAAIHDAVIVGKPLVSRVTTLTGQALSTPKNLDVRLGTLIAELLPQAGLVDSPFNRLVMGGPMMGFTLENQAVPVVKTTNCLIAATAEEFPPAPPAQACIRCGMCDQACPASLLPQQLYWFSQSKDHEMLKHHNLFDCIECGACSFVCPSAIPLVQYYRASKGEIRHQEAMQQKAEHSKMRFEARQARLEKAAQEKEAKRKANAAKAAKLKASKAHPNDDAQAAIDRAKAKKAAGASASSKAPLSPAQKQLKIQLATVNAQIKKTQRQLEQAKEQEQDTNKLEQDLTLLNDQLKQLESSLQQAESTTNATEKPAKPKPSAEEKALKIKLAMANAALKKAKRAIDQAEQGEDITSFEQELAAQQKIASDTEAELAKLSNQDASPPVEPAKLAKKQPVKDEQHKKLSIELAMAKAALKKSERSYAKAAEAGSEQEEALKAEVAANQQTVNQAEDALSSYLASQTEESSSAAQATPENEATKPVKKKAPLDEGEKKLKIQVAMAKANAKKAKRSLEQAEAEGLADLAKLTQATSQAEQELATAEQALADYLASKAPETEV from the coding sequence ATGAGAAAGGTGTGGCCATTACCCGGTGGTGTTCATCCTCCTGAAAACAAGCATCAGTCAACTCAACAAAGTATTACTGAGGCACCGCTTCCCAGTAAAGTTGTATTACCTCTTCAACAACATATTGGGGCACCTGCCGAACCAGTAGTTGCTGTGGGTGATCAGGTTAAAACCGGCCAAATAGTTGCCAAACCCAATGGTTTTGTAAGTGCACCAGTACATGCATCAATCTCAGGAACGGTAGTAGCTGTCACTGATCATCCGATCCCTCACCCTTCAGGCATGTCAGACCAATGCATTGTGATTGAATCTGATGGTAAAGATGAGTGGCAGCCCCTCAACCCAGTCACAAACTATACCTCAGTCAACCCGGCTGTATTAATTGAACACATTCGCCAAGCAGGTATAACAGGATTGGGAGGCGCCGGGTTTCCCACTGGAGCCAAATTAAAAGCCCGTGGTGAGAATAAAATCTCCACTTTGATTATCAATGGTACCGAATGCGAGCCTTATATTACCGCTGACGATATGTTGATGCGGGAGCGAGCCGAGCAAATCGTCAGTGGGGTACAAATTCTCTGTCACCTGTTACAGCCCAACGAGTGCATTATTGGTATTGAGGACAACAAGCCCCAAGCGATAGCAGCAATGGAGTCTGCAACCAAAGACAGTGCCGTTCAGGTTGCTAGTTTTCCAACTAAGTACCCTTCAGGTGGTGAGAAGCAGTTAATATATATTTTGACTGGTAAAGAAGTGCCCAGTGGCAGCTTGCCTGCGGATATTGGCATTATTTGCCAGAATGTGGGAACCGCTGCTGCCATTCATGATGCAGTGATTGTTGGTAAGCCGTTAGTCTCTCGAGTAACCACCTTAACCGGACAAGCACTCAGCACCCCTAAAAACCTCGACGTGCGTTTAGGTACTCTGATTGCTGAGTTACTTCCTCAAGCTGGTTTGGTTGATAGTCCATTCAATCGTTTAGTCATGGGTGGTCCAATGATGGGCTTTACTCTGGAAAACCAAGCCGTTCCTGTAGTCAAAACCACCAACTGCCTGATTGCCGCCACTGCCGAGGAGTTTCCTCCTGCACCACCGGCCCAAGCCTGTATTCGCTGCGGTATGTGTGACCAAGCCTGTCCTGCTTCACTGCTACCCCAGCAGTTGTATTGGTTTTCTCAGTCAAAAGATCATGAAATGCTCAAGCACCACAACCTATTTGATTGTATCGAATGTGGTGCCTGTTCATTTGTGTGCCCTAGTGCTATTCCACTGGTTCAATATTATCGCGCCTCAAAAGGGGAAATTCGCCATCAAGAGGCGATGCAGCAAAAAGCAGAACACTCGAAAATGCGCTTTGAGGCTCGCCAGGCTCGCTTAGAAAAAGCCGCGCAGGAAAAAGAGGCAAAACGTAAAGCTAACGCTGCGAAAGCAGCCAAACTCAAAGCCAGCAAAGCTCATCCCAATGATGATGCACAGGCAGCGATTGATCGAGCTAAAGCTAAAAAAGCGGCGGGAGCCAGCGCTTCTTCAAAAGCACCATTAAGCCCTGCACAAAAACAGCTGAAAATACAGTTGGCTACTGTTAATGCGCAAATTAAAAAGACCCAGCGACAACTTGAGCAAGCGAAAGAACAGGAACAAGACACCAACAAGTTAGAACAAGACTTAACCTTACTGAATGATCAGCTCAAGCAATTAGAGAGCTCACTACAGCAGGCTGAGTCAACTACCAATGCAACTGAAAAACCAGCTAAACCAAAACCCAGTGCAGAAGAAAAAGCTCTGAAAATCAAACTGGCCATGGCTAATGCTGCACTAAAGAAAGCCAAGCGCGCTATCGATCAAGCAGAACAAGGCGAGGATATAACCAGCTTCGAGCAGGAATTAGCTGCACAACAAAAAATTGCTTCTGACACAGAAGCAGAGCTGGCTAAGCTTTCCAACCAAGATGCTTCCCCTCCTGTAGAACCAGCAAAGCTTGCGAAAAAGCAGCCTGTTAAAGATGAGCAGCACAAGAAGCTCTCTATTGAGCTGGCAATGGCTAAAGCCGCTTTGAAAAAGTCCGAACGAAGCTACGCTAAAGCAGCAGAAGCTGGCTCTGAGCAAGAAGAGGCATTAAAAGCAGAAGTAGCAGCAAACCAACAAACCGTTAATCAAGCAGAGGATGCCCTCAGCTCTTACCTGGCCAGCCAAACTGAAGAATCCTCAAGCGCCGCGCAAGCTACTCCTGAAAACGAAGCAACCAAACCTGTCAAGAAGAAAGCACCACTGGATGAGGGTGAGAAAAAGCTAAAAATTCAGGTGGCAATGGCAAAAGCTAACGCGAAAAAAGCAAAGCGCTCTTTAGAGCAAGCAGAGGCAGAAGGTCTGGCCGATCTAGCAAAATTGACTCAGGCAACCAGCCAAGCAGAGCAAGAGCTAGCCACAGCAGAACAAGCCTTAGCAGACTACCTGGCTAGCAAAGCTCCTGAAACAGAGGTTTAA
- the rsxD gene encoding electron transport complex subunit RsxD, with protein MSLIRMSSPHTHSQNQSAKVMQWVLLALVPGILANCFFFGYGVLINLAWANAIALGSEALVLKLRNRPIQYYLKDYSAIVTAFLLALAIPPTAPWWLTLIGCSFAIIIGKQLYGGLGYNPFNPAMLGYVLLLISFPVEMTTWLSPKGIEGNLATPSLIDSLSFWFPAIGSNTVDSFTGATPLDVVKTNTSLTLLELWQQTPLLEGYAGVGWTWVNLAFLAGGIFLLVKKVFTWHAPVAMLAALFVMSLLFYGGEGSDSHGGPLFHLLSGATMLGAFFIVTDPVSSATSKKGRIVFGASIGVLTYIIRAWGGYPDGVAFAVLLMNMAAPTIDYYTQPRTYGHKKPNRGLAKSD; from the coding sequence ATGTCATTAATTCGTATGTCTTCACCTCATACCCACAGCCAGAACCAAAGTGCCAAGGTAATGCAATGGGTATTACTTGCTTTAGTACCAGGCATCCTGGCTAACTGCTTCTTCTTTGGTTATGGGGTATTAATCAACTTAGCCTGGGCAAACGCAATTGCACTGGGTAGTGAAGCACTGGTGCTCAAGCTTCGTAACCGCCCCATTCAATATTATTTAAAAGACTACAGTGCAATTGTAACTGCTTTTCTGCTAGCACTCGCAATACCTCCAACTGCCCCTTGGTGGCTAACCTTAATTGGCTGTAGTTTCGCCATTATTATTGGCAAACAACTTTATGGTGGACTTGGCTATAACCCTTTCAACCCTGCTATGTTGGGCTATGTACTACTACTGATTTCTTTCCCAGTAGAGATGACCACCTGGCTATCGCCCAAAGGCATCGAAGGTAATTTAGCTACCCCCTCACTAATAGATAGTTTGAGCTTTTGGTTCCCAGCTATTGGCAGTAACACTGTTGACAGCTTTACCGGAGCAACCCCCCTGGATGTTGTTAAAACCAATACCAGCTTAACATTGCTCGAGCTATGGCAGCAGACACCTTTATTGGAAGGCTATGCAGGGGTTGGCTGGACCTGGGTTAACCTGGCGTTTTTAGCGGGTGGAATCTTCCTGTTGGTTAAAAAGGTCTTTACCTGGCATGCACCCGTTGCCATGCTAGCTGCCTTATTTGTTATGTCACTGCTGTTTTATGGGGGAGAAGGCTCCGATAGTCATGGCGGGCCACTGTTTCACTTGCTAAGTGGTGCAACGATGTTAGGTGCCTTTTTTATTGTCACAGACCCTGTCAGCTCAGCAACCAGCAAAAAGGGTCGAATAGTATTTGGTGCCAGCATTGGTGTACTTACTTATATTATCAGAGCCTGGGGAGGCTACCCTGATGGTGTAGCCTTTGCTGTATTACTCATGAATATGGCTGCACCCACCATTGATTATTACACTCAGCCTCGAACCTATGGCCACAAAAAGCCCAACCGTGGCCTAGCTAAATCAGACTAG
- the plsB gene encoding glycerol-3-phosphate 1-O-acyltransferase PlsB: protein MEKLIRSSQFLLAVLRKLISFWVKVEVHNGSAEQLKLPPNTPVCYVFRNSSLSDFLLVEQECIRAQLPKPSELLPNLTAEQPAHFFLTQLKGVLFKREDASLPEQLKQLIYQVQNNAALDVLLVPVSVFWGRSPDKELSALKLLFAYNFQVASRFKKLLTIIIHGRQTIVHFNPPMSLRDIVNNELGESRTQRKVARILRVHFRQLRTSVVGPDLSHRHSLVNSLLHAPLVIDAINNEVKEKGVDYQKAKAKAQYYGKEIASDFSYAAIRLLDITLTWFWNKVYHGIEVNHLEPIKALAKDHEIIYVPCHRSHIDYLLLSYVLFKQGLTPPHIAAGINLNMPVIGGLLRRSGAFFIRRQFKGNQLYTAVFNEYLHTLFVKGFPTEYFIEGGRSRTGRCITPKTGMLALTIRSYLRDNRRPIVFIPVYIGYENVLEVKTYLGELRGKSKKKESPLDVFRTLANLKRTLGKVTVNFSSPLLLSDFLTEQQPNWYDYTLAKAAKPEWLNPATNTLATQLIQRINAAASVNPVNLIAMALLSTPRQALDKNTLYFSLDFYLTLLKQLPYSEKVTLPDQTRQSMTQYVESMKLIHTHTDALGDVVTLSEKNAVVMTYYRNNILHLFALPSLVSCFFINSPYQIRDDLIKACVTLYPYLKTELFLIWPEQQVKAEIENSISCLKQLKLVSQENDKLVRSAPNTVEFIQLSLLAKAISQMLERFYLVISVLLKAGSETLDAHMLETQCQNIAQRLSLVQGINAPEFFDKTLFRNLIRTLKDKHVITIGNSSALCFDKALYDIGLAAKRILPPDIRYSILHLTESEFKPVN, encoded by the coding sequence ATGGAAAAATTAATTAGAAGCTCTCAATTTTTATTAGCGGTACTACGCAAGTTAATTTCGTTTTGGGTTAAAGTTGAAGTACATAATGGTTCAGCTGAACAACTTAAGCTGCCTCCCAATACACCTGTTTGCTATGTATTTCGCAACTCATCTTTATCTGATTTTTTACTGGTTGAACAAGAATGTATTAGAGCACAATTGCCAAAGCCATCAGAGTTACTTCCTAACCTAACCGCAGAACAGCCAGCTCACTTTTTTTTAACCCAACTTAAAGGGGTTCTTTTTAAACGAGAAGATGCAAGCTTACCTGAGCAATTAAAGCAACTGATCTATCAGGTACAAAATAATGCCGCTCTTGATGTACTACTTGTGCCTGTATCCGTTTTCTGGGGACGCTCGCCCGATAAAGAGCTGTCAGCCCTCAAACTTTTATTTGCCTATAACTTCCAAGTAGCCAGCCGCTTTAAAAAGCTGTTAACTATTATTATTCATGGCAGGCAAACCATAGTGCACTTTAATCCTCCTATGTCACTGCGCGACATTGTTAATAACGAATTAGGAGAAAGCCGCACTCAACGAAAAGTCGCCAGAATTTTACGCGTGCATTTCAGACAACTACGCACCTCAGTGGTTGGACCTGACTTATCACATCGTCATAGCCTGGTAAACTCCCTCCTCCATGCTCCATTAGTCATAGATGCTATAAATAATGAAGTAAAAGAAAAAGGGGTTGATTACCAAAAAGCCAAAGCCAAGGCTCAATATTATGGTAAAGAAATCGCTTCTGACTTCAGTTATGCAGCTATTCGCTTGCTTGATATTACTCTCACATGGTTTTGGAACAAAGTCTACCATGGTATTGAAGTCAACCATTTAGAACCGATTAAGGCACTAGCAAAAGACCATGAAATAATCTACGTGCCTTGTCACCGCAGTCATATTGACTACTTATTATTATCCTATGTTTTATTTAAGCAGGGCTTAACACCACCGCATATTGCTGCGGGTATTAATCTTAACATGCCAGTGATTGGTGGTTTACTTCGAAGGAGTGGCGCTTTTTTTATTCGTCGGCAGTTTAAAGGCAATCAACTTTATACTGCTGTATTTAACGAATATTTACATACATTGTTTGTTAAAGGCTTTCCAACTGAGTACTTCATTGAAGGTGGACGTAGCCGTACCGGGCGCTGTATAACACCTAAAACCGGGATGCTCGCACTCACTATTCGTAGCTATTTGCGCGACAATAGAAGACCCATCGTTTTTATTCCTGTATATATTGGCTATGAAAATGTTCTAGAAGTTAAAACCTATTTAGGTGAATTACGAGGCAAGTCTAAGAAAAAAGAGTCTCCTCTGGATGTTTTTCGTACACTGGCCAATTTAAAACGAACTCTTGGCAAAGTGACAGTAAACTTTTCATCACCACTACTCCTAAGTGATTTTTTAACAGAGCAACAACCTAATTGGTATGATTATACTTTAGCAAAAGCAGCCAAACCTGAATGGTTAAACCCAGCCACAAATACGTTAGCTACCCAATTAATCCAACGTATTAACGCCGCAGCTTCAGTCAATCCAGTTAACCTGATAGCAATGGCTCTACTTTCTACACCCAGACAAGCACTTGATAAAAACACCCTATACTTTTCACTCGACTTTTACTTAACGCTGTTAAAACAATTGCCCTACAGTGAAAAAGTTACTTTGCCAGACCAAACAAGACAGTCAATGACACAATATGTGGAGTCAATGAAGCTTATTCACACGCATACAGATGCGCTGGGTGATGTTGTCACGTTAAGTGAAAAAAATGCGGTGGTCATGACCTATTATCGCAATAACATCTTACATTTATTTGCCCTTCCATCCTTAGTCAGTTGTTTCTTCATCAATAGTCCTTATCAAATTCGTGATGACTTAATAAAAGCCTGTGTTACGCTTTACCCTTATTTAAAGACTGAGCTGTTTTTAATTTGGCCGGAACAACAGGTGAAAGCAGAAATTGAGAACAGTATTAGTTGTTTAAAACAACTAAAGTTGGTAAGCCAGGAAAACGACAAATTGGTACGTTCAGCCCCAAACACTGTCGAGTTTATACAGTTAAGCCTGCTGGCTAAAGCCATTAGCCAGATGCTAGAACGGTTTTATTTGGTCATTAGTGTGCTATTAAAAGCAGGCAGTGAGACACTTGATGCTCACATGTTAGAAACCCAGTGCCAGAATATTGCCCAGCGTCTTTCTCTGGTTCAGGGTATTAATGCTCCCGAGTTTTTTGACAAAACATTGTTTCGTAATCTTATTCGAACACTCAAGGATAAACATGTCATTACAATTGGTAACAGCAGTGCTTTATGCTTTGATAAAGCACTCTATGATATTGGCCTAGCCGCTAAAAGAATACTACCGCCCGATATTCGTTATAGTATTCTTCATTTAACTGAAAGTGAATTTAAGCCTGTTAACTAG
- a CDS encoding undecaprenyl-diphosphate phosphatase gives MDFLQIIILALIQGITEFLPISSSGHLVLPAQLLDWQDQGNAFDVAVHVGTLLAVCIYFWSDIKALWLGWTASLIKKQPSHEATLSWCIIWATLPALLFGGVLSLLGWDEKLRSTLVIATTTIVFGLLLWQSELKGKKTRELTEMTIYLALLIGFAQALALIPGTSRSGITITIALFLGFNRSAAARFSFLLSIPVILAAGTLKILQLVAAAEPVAWDVLIYGAVIAGVSAFLCIHWFLGFINRIGLLPFVIYRLLLGIVLFCLYFAVEF, from the coding sequence ATGGACTTTCTACAAATTATCATCCTTGCATTAATTCAAGGTATTACGGAGTTCTTACCTATTTCAAGCTCTGGGCATCTGGTGCTTCCTGCTCAACTACTTGACTGGCAAGACCAAGGCAATGCGTTTGATGTGGCTGTACATGTTGGTACTTTGTTAGCAGTTTGTATTTACTTTTGGAGTGATATCAAAGCGCTTTGGTTAGGGTGGACAGCTTCCTTAATAAAAAAACAACCAAGCCATGAAGCCACATTAAGTTGGTGCATTATTTGGGCCACACTGCCTGCATTATTGTTTGGTGGTGTACTCTCGTTGCTAGGCTGGGATGAAAAACTTCGTTCTACGCTAGTGATTGCAACAACTACTATTGTTTTTGGGTTGTTGCTTTGGCAGTCGGAGCTGAAAGGAAAAAAGACCCGAGAGCTAACAGAAATGACTATATATCTGGCGTTGTTAATCGGTTTTGCTCAGGCGCTGGCTTTAATTCCAGGAACTTCCCGGTCGGGTATTACCATTACCATTGCGTTATTTTTAGGATTTAACCGTTCTGCTGCAGCGCGCTTTTCTTTCTTATTATCAATACCTGTAATATTAGCTGCAGGCACGTTGAAAATACTACAACTGGTGGCTGCTGCTGAACCTGTAGCCTGGGATGTGCTGATTTATGGTGCAGTAATTGCGGGTGTGAGTGCCTTTTTGTGTATTCATTGGTTCTTAGGCTTTATTAACCGAATAGGCTTATTGCCATTTGTCATTTATCGGTTATTACTGGGTATTGTTTTATTTTGCTTGTACTTTGCTGTTGAGTTTTAA
- the nth gene encoding endonuclease III — protein MNKQKRHDIFSRLQAQNPNPTTELEYSSSFELLIAVILSAQATDVGVNKATKILFPVANTPETIFALGVEGLKQYIKTIGLYNAKAENIIKTCKILMTQHDSQVPDTREALEALPGVGRKTANVILNTAFRQPAMAVDTHIFRVSNRTNLAPGKNVLEVEKKLLKVVPKEFLLDAHHWLILHGRYVCKARKPMCNSCIIEDLCEYKEKTE, from the coding sequence ATGAACAAGCAAAAGCGCCACGACATTTTTTCCCGTCTGCAAGCCCAAAATCCTAACCCTACCACTGAGCTGGAATATTCCAGTTCTTTTGAGCTGTTAATTGCCGTTATTTTATCAGCTCAAGCCACTGATGTAGGTGTTAATAAGGCAACGAAAATTTTATTTCCCGTTGCAAATACTCCTGAAACAATCTTTGCACTAGGGGTTGAAGGACTTAAGCAATATATTAAAACCATTGGTTTATATAATGCTAAAGCTGAGAACATTATTAAAACCTGCAAAATATTAATGACCCAACACGATTCTCAGGTACCTGACACTAGAGAAGCGCTTGAGGCACTACCTGGTGTTGGCCGTAAAACAGCGAATGTCATTCTCAATACTGCTTTTCGACAACCGGCCATGGCAGTTGATACCCATATATTTCGCGTCAGTAACCGTACTAATTTAGCACCGGGTAAAAATGTACTTGAAGTGGAAAAGAAGCTACTAAAAGTAGTACCAAAAGAGTTTTTACTGGATGCCCATCACTGGTTAATTCTCCACGGACGTTATGTGTGTAAAGCCCGTAAGCCCATGTGTAATTCATGTATTATTGAAGACCTTTGTGAATACAAAGAAAAAACTGAGTAG
- a CDS encoding electron transport complex subunit E, protein MASADPKTIAVEGLWKNNPALVQLLGLCPLLGVSNSVVNAIGLGFATLIVLTCSNLAVSLIRNHVTEAIRLPAFVMIIAAFTSCVELLMQAFTYELYQILGLFIPLIVTNCTVLGRADAFASKHSPLPSILDGLMMGTGFALVLILLGAVREAVGQGTLFANMHLLFGNIAENWTITLIADYKKFLFAVLPPGAFVFMGFFIAIKNLIDAHQAAKASKEVATGSKRVRVTGQIS, encoded by the coding sequence ATGGCTAGTGCAGACCCAAAAACCATTGCTGTTGAGGGGCTCTGGAAAAATAACCCAGCCTTGGTTCAGCTCCTAGGGCTATGTCCCTTGCTTGGTGTTTCTAATAGTGTGGTTAATGCTATTGGACTTGGTTTTGCAACATTAATCGTACTTACCTGCTCAAACCTGGCTGTCTCACTCATTCGAAATCATGTAACTGAAGCGATTCGTCTGCCTGCATTTGTGATGATCATTGCTGCCTTTACCAGTTGTGTAGAGCTTTTAATGCAGGCTTTTACTTATGAGTTGTACCAAATTCTTGGCTTGTTTATTCCTTTGATTGTCACCAACTGTACTGTACTTGGTCGAGCTGATGCATTTGCTTCCAAGCACTCGCCACTTCCCTCTATTTTAGATGGTTTGATGATGGGTACAGGCTTTGCTCTAGTGCTCATTCTATTAGGTGCCGTGCGTGAAGCTGTTGGCCAGGGTACTTTATTTGCCAATATGCACCTGCTATTTGGTAACATTGCCGAAAACTGGACCATTACCCTAATTGCTGACTACAAAAAGTTTCTGTTTGCTGTATTACCACCCGGCGCATTTGTTTTTATGGGCTTTTTTATTGCGATTAAAAACCTGATTGATGCTCACCAGGCAGCGAAAGCCTCAAAAGAAGTTGCAACGGGCAGCAAACGCGTTAGAGTAACGGGCCAGATTAGCTAA
- the dapE gene encoding succinyl-diaminopimelate desuccinylase, with product MSQLSPTVELAKELIQQPSITPNDANCQEIMIMRLATLGFTVERLRFEDVDNVWLRLGEKGPVLAFAGHTDVVPTGPESSWQYPPFEPTITDGILYGRGAADMKGSLAAMITACERFLAETPDLEEHGSIAFLITSDEEGPAKNGTVKVVEHLQARGEHIDWCIVGEPSSTEFVGDVIKNGRRGSLGAILTVNGVQGHVAYPHLVKNPIHLAAPALAELAAHEWDQGNEYFPPTSFQISNISAGTGATNVVPGELSVQFNFRFSTESTAESLQQRVEYIFKQHQLDFHIEWSLFGLPFLTDHGHLLPATVSAVEEVTGYKPTVSTAGGTSDGRFIAPTGTEVIELGPSNATIHKINECVKVADLDLLSAMYEKILSKLFTK from the coding sequence ATGAGCCAACTCAGCCCAACCGTTGAACTAGCCAAAGAACTAATTCAACAACCATCCATTACTCCTAATGATGCCAACTGTCAGGAAATAATGATTATGCGCTTGGCAACGCTTGGTTTCACCGTAGAGCGGCTTCGCTTTGAAGACGTTGATAATGTCTGGTTAAGGCTAGGTGAAAAAGGCCCTGTATTAGCCTTTGCTGGCCATACTGATGTGGTGCCTACCGGGCCAGAATCCAGCTGGCAATACCCTCCATTTGAGCCAACCATCACTGATGGGATCTTATATGGACGGGGAGCTGCGGACATGAAAGGCTCATTGGCTGCAATGATCACAGCCTGTGAACGGTTTCTAGCTGAAACCCCTGATTTAGAAGAGCATGGTTCCATTGCATTTTTAATCACCAGCGATGAGGAAGGCCCTGCTAAAAATGGCACCGTTAAAGTGGTAGAACATTTACAAGCCAGGGGAGAGCATATTGACTGGTGTATTGTAGGGGAGCCATCAAGTACAGAGTTTGTAGGTGACGTTATTAAAAATGGCCGACGAGGTTCGTTAGGTGCCATTTTGACTGTTAATGGTGTGCAAGGGCATGTGGCCTACCCTCACCTGGTGAAAAATCCTATCCATTTAGCAGCACCTGCATTGGCTGAGCTTGCTGCCCATGAGTGGGACCAGGGTAATGAGTATTTCCCCCCGACTAGCTTTCAAATTTCTAATATCAGTGCTGGTACTGGTGCAACCAATGTCGTTCCTGGTGAGCTCTCAGTGCAGTTTAATTTCCGCTTTTCTACTGAAAGTACAGCTGAGTCACTTCAACAACGAGTGGAGTATATTTTCAAACAACACCAACTTGATTTCCATATTGAATGGAGCCTATTTGGCCTACCCTTTTTAACAGATCATGGTCATTTATTACCTGCAACTGTCAGTGCAGTAGAAGAAGTAACAGGCTACAAACCTACCGTTTCAACTGCTGGTGGTACTTCTGATGGTCGTTTTATTGCCCCAACAGGTACAGAAGTCATTGAGCTTGGCCCGTCTAACGCAACCATTCATAAAATAAATGAGTGCGTGAAAGTGGCCGATTTGGACTTACTGTCGGCTATGTATGAAAAGATACTGAGCAAGCTCTTCACCAAATAA
- a CDS encoding class I SAM-dependent methyltransferase, with product MSDIEIAVICHETSRTHQAEQIAKQLSCPYLGVTTSSQLTTPDLVIEVTGEGIVLAETGKKSANPIKVDFISGALAHRRKYGGGKSQSIAKAVGLNKAKKLQVLDATAGLGRDAFVLACLGCQVTLLERSKVVHLLLTDGLNRAATDLDVASIINQLQLLCVDAKDYFQELLQLTDQFDVVYLDPMFPHREKSAKVKKEMWIFQKLLGQDLDADYLLDAAIAIAKYRVVVKRPKLAPYLADKAPTYQLIGKSGRFDVYVNKAFGS from the coding sequence ATGTCTGATATAGAAATAGCGGTTATTTGTCATGAAACAAGCCGTACCCATCAAGCAGAACAAATAGCAAAGCAACTGTCTTGTCCTTATTTGGGAGTAACAACCTCATCTCAGTTAACTACACCTGATTTAGTTATTGAGGTAACCGGCGAAGGTATAGTTTTAGCGGAAACTGGCAAAAAGTCAGCTAACCCCATAAAAGTGGATTTTATTTCGGGAGCTTTAGCGCATAGAAGAAAATATGGGGGAGGGAAAAGTCAGTCAATTGCAAAAGCGGTGGGTTTAAATAAAGCTAAAAAGTTACAAGTTCTTGATGCAACTGCTGGCCTAGGACGAGATGCTTTCGTTTTAGCTTGTTTAGGCTGTCAAGTAACACTGCTGGAGCGATCGAAGGTTGTTCACTTATTGTTGACTGATGGTCTTAATAGAGCAGCAACTGATTTGGATGTCGCTAGTATTATTAATCAGTTACAACTGCTTTGTGTTGATGCCAAAGACTATTTTCAAGAGTTATTACAGCTAACTGATCAATTTGATGTGGTCTATTTAGACCCTATGTTTCCCCATCGAGAAAAAAGCGCCAAAGTCAAAAAGGAAATGTGGATATTTCAAAAGTTGTTAGGTCAAGATTTAGATGCAGACTATTTGCTGGATGCAGCTATTGCAATTGCAAAATACCGTGTGGTCGTCAAAAGACCAAAACTTGCACCTTATTTGGCGGATAAAGCTCCAACTTATCAGCTAATAGGTAAGTCTGGTCGTTTTGATGTTTATGTGAATAAAGCATTTGGTAGCTAG
- the rsxG gene encoding electron transport complex subunit RsxG translates to MSLLAKAISNNSLRLGIFATLTVGLIALTFVFTQDRIAAQIRASEQRALADILPQRYYDNDLLHTYVTQPAEPLISQHQPFKVYVAFKGQQPAAVVIPVAAPDGYNGRIDLLVGIDRSGQLTGTRVIAHKETPGLGDAIDIKVSSWIDNFAGKSLLNPTEDGWAVKKDSGEFDQFTGATITPRAVVAAVKRSLDYFNEHQTTLFQEGAKKLEEANHG, encoded by the coding sequence ATGAGTCTACTTGCCAAAGCCATTAGTAATAACAGTTTACGCCTTGGTATATTTGCTACGCTCACAGTAGGTCTAATTGCCCTGACTTTTGTTTTCACTCAGGATCGGATTGCAGCGCAAATTCGAGCCAGCGAACAACGTGCTTTAGCAGATATTCTGCCCCAGCGTTACTATGATAATGACTTACTGCACACCTATGTCACCCAACCAGCAGAGCCTCTAATTAGTCAACACCAGCCATTCAAAGTGTATGTGGCGTTTAAAGGACAGCAGCCAGCTGCCGTGGTTATTCCAGTAGCAGCACCTGATGGATATAACGGTCGTATTGATTTATTAGTGGGTATTGACCGTTCTGGCCAGCTCACTGGCACCCGAGTAATTGCTCATAAAGAAACCCCAGGGTTGGGTGATGCTATTGACATTAAAGTATCCAGCTGGATTGATAACTTTGCAGGCAAATCCTTATTAAATCCTACGGAAGATGGCTGGGCGGTGAAAAAAGATAGTGGTGAATTTGATCAATTCACAGGGGCGACTATTACCCCTAGGGCTGTGGTAGCAGCAGTGAAACGTTCACTGGACTATTTTAATGAACACCAAACCACGTTGTTTCAGGAAGGTGCGAAAAAACTAGAGGAAGCAAACCATGGCTAG